Genomic DNA from Frondihabitans sp. PAMC 28766:
GCCGGCCGCGAGAACGTGAAGGTCGACCTCGCCGCCCTCTCGTACGCGAGCGGCTTCGACTTCTCGAAGTTCGACCTCGACGAGCCCCTGCCCGACCTCACCGGCAGGAGCAACGGCCACCAGAGCGTCGTCGACGCCTTCATGAAGCAGGCGACGGGCAAGACGCTGCGGGAGGCCCTCCCGGCGCAGCGCCTCACCAGCAACTCGGTCGAGCTCATCGGCACGCCGGCGACGGTCGCGGCGAAGATGGACGAGGTCATGCAGGAGGTCGGCGGCGACGGCTTCCTCATCGGCCTCCCGGTGACCCGGAAGAACATCACCGAGGTCTGCGACGGGCTGGCCCCCGAGCTGCGTCGTCGCGGCCTCATCCGCGACGGCTACGAGCACGACACCTTCCGGGAGAACCTGCTGGCGTTCTGACTCCCGGACGCCGTTTCCTCTCGACGCGCCGCTTCATAGATCCTGTAGGATCTTCGACGACACAGCTGGTCCAATGGAGGAGCACACGTGACACGTCTATGGAACGACCCGCAACGGTTCGTCGACGAGATGATCGACGGGTTCGCCCTCGCCAACCCCGGCTACGTGCGGCAGGTGCGCGGCGGCGTGACGCGCACGACGCGCTCGCCCGAGGCGGGCCCGTCGCTCGTGATCGGCGGCGGCTCCGGCCACTACCCCGCGTTCGCCGGGCTCGTCGGGCCGGGCCTCGCTCACGGTGCCGCGATGGGCAACCTCTTCGCGTCGCCCTCGACCACCCAGGTCGAGTCGGTCATCCGCGCGAGCGACCGCGGCAAGGGCACTCTGCTCAGCTACGGCAACTACGCCGGCGACGTCATCAACTTCACGGCGGCGCAGGAGGCGGTGCGGGCAGACGGCATCGACTGCCGCACCGTGCTCGTCACCGACGACATCTTCAGCGCCACCCCCGACAAGCGCGACACCCGCCGCGGCATCGCCGGCGACCTCACCGTCTTCAAGGTCGCGGGCGCCGCCGCCGAGGAGGGGCAGAGCCTCGACGACGTCGAACGCCTCGCGATCCTGGCCAACGAGCGCACGCGATCCATGGGCGTCGCCTTCACCGGGTGCACCCTGCCCGGGGCGGACGAGCCGCTCTTCTCGGTGCCCGAGGGGCGCATGGCCATCGGGCTCGGCATTCACGGCGAGCCGGGCATCGACGAGACCGACATCCCGACGGCCGACGGGCTCGCCCGGCTCTTCGTCGAGCACCTGCTGGCCGACGCCGAGATCCCCGCGGGGGTGAGCGTCGACGGCGCCCGAGTCGTGCCCATCCTCAACGGGCTGGGCTCGGTCAAGAGCGAAGAGCTCTTCGTCGTCTACCGGTCGCTGGCGGGTCTGCTCGGCGACCGCGGGCTCGTCATCGTCGATCCGCAGATCGGCGAGTTCTGCACCAGCTTCGACATGGCCGGGGCCTCGCTGACGCTGCTCTGGGTCGACGACGAGCTGGAGCGCCTCTGGCTGGCTCCGACCGACACTCCCGCGTTCCGTCGCGGCGCGGTCGCCGCCCACCCTGTGGCAGAGACGGCTGCGGCCGCCACCACCGAAGGCCGTGACGACGTACAGGAGTCCGTGCCCGAGGCATCGACCGACTCCCACGCGGCAGCGTCACGCCTCGCCACCGTCCTCGAGAAGATCGCTGACATCGCAGCCGACTCCGCCTCCGAGTGGGGCCACCTCGACTCGATCGCCGGCGACGGTGACCACGGCATCGGTATGCAGCGCGGGGCGAACGCCGCCCTCGACGCCGCCCGCGAGGCTCTCGCCGCAGGGGCCGGCGCTCGCACCCTCCTCGAGCGCGCGGCGGCCGCCTGGGCCGACCGGGCAGGCGGGACCTCGGGTGCCCTGTGGGGGCTGATCCTCCGCAGCATCGCGAATCAGCTGTCCGACACCGTGGTGCCGACGGCCGAGCAGGTCGCCATCGGTGTCGACGAAGGCCGCCTGTCGGTGATGCGGGTCGGCGGCGCCGGGCTCGGCGACAAGACCATGATCGACGCCCTCGTGCCGTTCGCCGACACCCTCGCCGCGCAGGTGGGTGCAGGCACCTCGCTCGCCGAGGCGTGGGCGGACGCCGCGGAGGCCGCGGCGCGCGGAGCCGAGTCGACGACCGCCCTGTCGCCGAAGCTCGGGCGCGCCAAGACGCACGGCGAGAAGGCGGTGGGGTCTCCTGATCCTGGTGCCGTGTCTTTCGCAGCCCTCGCGGCTGCCGTCGCGGCCACGCTCTCAGAACAGCACGAGAACCAGCACGACAACCAGCACGACAAGGAGACATCATGACGACCTTTCGCATAGTGATCGGCTCGGACGACGCCGGCTACGACTACAAAGAGGCGATCAAGAAGGATCTCGAGGCGAACGACCGCGTAGCGAGCGTGGTCGACGTCGGCGTGGATGCGTCGGGCGGCACGAACTACCCGACCGTCGCGACGGCCGCCGCCGAGATCGTGGCCCGCGGCGAAGCCGACCGGGCCATCCTCTTCTGCGGCACAGGCCTCGGCGTGGCCATCTCGGCGAACAAGGTGCCCGGGATCCGCGCGGTGACGGCGCACGACAGCTACTCGGTCGAGCGCAGCATCCTGTCGAACGACGCCCAGGTGCTCTGTCAGGGCCAGCGCGTCGTCGGGCTCGAGGTCGCGCGGCGCAACGTGCGCGAGTGGCTCACCTACGAGTTCGACCCATCGAGCGCGTCGAACGACAAGGTCGAGGAGATCCGCGCCTACGAGGCGCGCTGACGACCCGTGTTCAGGGCCGATTCGCCCGCGATCCGTCTGCCGTCCGCGGCTTCGTCATCGAGGTCCCTAGGCTGAGAGCCTCATGAGCGACCCCCTCTTCCCCCTCGCGGCCGTGCGCTCGATCGAGCGCCGGGGCCTCCGCGACCACGTCTACGACCGGGTGCTCGACGTGCTGCTCGGCCCTGACGTGGAGCCCGGGGCGAGGCTGTCGATCGACTCCATCGCCCGCGAACTCGGCGTGTCACCGACACCCGTCCGCGAAGCGCTCGTGCAGCTCGAACGCACCGGGCTCGTGACCCGCGTCGCCAACAAGGGCTACCGCGTCTCGCCGCCGCTCGCCGCCGAACAGCTCGACGCGCTCTTCGACGCCCGAGCCCTGCTCGAAGGCGGAGCGACCGAGTTGGCCGCCGCTCACGCGTCGGCTCTCGTGCCCCGACTCGAGAAGGCCCTCGCCCGCCACGCCGAGACGGCCGCCGCCGTCGACGAGGCCGTCGCTCGCGGCGACCTCCCCGTCGAGCTGCTGCGCACCTACTTCGCCGACGACTGGAACTTCCACCACGTCATCTTCGAGTCGACCGGCAACCCCTTCCTGGTCGACATGTCGGAGGCGATCTCGACCCGGGTGCACCGCATGCGGCAGACCCTCAAGACCGGCATCAGCGACGCCGACGACGCCATCGTCGAGCACCGCGCCATCATCGACGCGCTTGGCGTGGGCCCGGCTGCCGCCGCCGACGCGATGCGCTCGCACATCGAGAACGTGCGCGAGCGATCGCGGCTCGACTCGACGCGCTGACCCGGCTTCAGCCGAGGGGTGCGGGGCCCAGCTCGGCGAGCATCTTCGCCATCGCCACGTAGGCGCGGTTGCGGTAGGCGACCAACTCGGCGGTCTTGTCGGCGGGCACGTCGAGGTAGCCGGACCCTGTCTTCGTGCCGAACTCCCCCGCCTCGACGTGGGCGGCCAGCGACGGCGGTGTCGCGAAGCGCTCGGGCCAGCGGGTCTGCAGCGACTCGTAGCAGAACGCGTAGACATCGAGCCCGGCCATGTCGGCGATCGCGAACGGCCCGAACACCGGCAGTCGGAATCCGAACGTGGTGCGGACGATCCTGTCGACGTCAGCCGCGGTCGCGATGCCCTCGTCGACGATCTCGCTCGCCTCGCTGAACAGGGCGTACTGCAGGCGGTTGAGCACGAAGCCGACGCTGTCGTTCACGCGCGCGGTCTGCTTGCCCGTCGCCTGCACGACGCCCTCGGCCAGCGCGAAGGCCGACTCGGCGGTGGCCTGGTGCGGGATGAGCTCGACCCCGGGGATGAAGGGCGCAGGATTCGAGAAGTGGACCCCCAAGAACCGCTCCGGCTTGTCGACCGCCTCGGCGAGCGCACCGATCTGGATGGTCGAGGTGTTGGAGCCGATCACGGCGTCCGGCCGAGCCGCCGCGCTGATGCGGCGCAGGGTCTCGTGCTTGATGGCGATCTTCTCGGGCACGGCCTCTTCGATGAAGTCCGCGTCGGCGACTGCGGCCTCGACCGATTCGGCGGGCGACACGAGTGACGAGATGCGCTCGACGGCGTCGGCGGGGAAGAGGCCGTCCGCGACGAACTGGCGGGCCTCGGCGATCAGTCGCTCATAGTTGCTCGCGGCGATCTCTGCGGTGACGTCGGCCAGGGCGACCTGCGCGCCGGAGAGCGCGAGCATCTGCGCGATGCCGCCGCCCATGTAGCCGGAGCCGACCACGGCTGTCTTCAGTGGACTCATCGTCGGGTTCTCCTTCGTGGTGGGGGTGTTCGGGGTCACGCGACCGGCAGCGGGGCTTTCGGCAGGAGGCCGCGGATGTACCCCTGGTTGGTCGCACAGACGCCGAGGCTGTCGCCGCCGTACTGCTCGGTCATGATGATGCCGCGGAAGCCCGCGTCCATCGCCTCGCGGAAGACCTGCCGGTAGTTGATGAGGCCGTCCTCCATGTTCGTCGGCACCGACGTCGCCCAGCTGCCGTCGCCGGCCTCGTCTCGCGAGTAGTTCTTGACGTGGAGGTAGTTGGCGTAGGGCAGCGTGGCCGCGAAGACGTCGCGCCAGTTCTCGACCGGGCGGTGCAGCCGGATCAGGTTCGCCACGTCGGGGTTCAGGCCGACGTTGTCGAGGCCCACGGCCTCGACGAAGCGGACGGCGCTCTCGGCCGTGCCGAGGTACGTGTCTTCGTACATCTCGAGGGCGAGCGGGAGGCCCACGTCGGACGCGTGCTTGCCGAGCTCGCGGATGGACTTCACGGCGTGGTTCCAGACGTCGGCGTTGTCGGGATCCTGCGGCCCCTTTGCCGTCCAGAACCAGAGGGCACGGCGCTGCGCGTCGCTGAACGGCTGGTGCAGCCCGGTCGAGAACACCTGCATTCCCCACGCGGCCGCGCCGTCGATGGTGGCGTGGGCGTAGGCGAGATTCTCGTCTTCGTGGCCGGGCTGGATCACGCTGCGGCGCTGCAGATGCACCGACGGGACGCCGACGCCGTGCGAGGCGGCGATCGAGAGCAGCTCGTCGCGCCGGCTCGGCGACAGGTCGGCGGGGCGGATGTGGCTGTCGGCCATCTCGGCAAGGGTGAAGCCGACGTCTTCGATCTGGGCGAACATGTCGTCCCACACCTCGGGTGCGGCGTCGTGGAGGGCTGTGCCCTGCTTGTCGACGGGAGCGAAGCCGTGGAGGCAGGTGGCGATGGGCCAGGTGTCGGCCGTCCAGGTGGCAGCGTCCCAGTTCTGGTCGTTGGTGCGTGAGTTCACGAATCCTCCATTGGCGACGTCAACCCCTCGATCCTATAGGAAAGAGGGTCTAGCGTTGATCTCATGGACTACAGAACCCTCGGAAACAGCGGCGCAATCGTGTCGGAGCTGACACTCGGCACCATGACCTTCGGCAACGAGGCCGACGAACCCACTTCTCATCAGATCCTCGACACGTTCGTCGAGCACGGCGGCACTTTCATCGACACGGCCGACGTCTACTCGGCAGGCGTCTCGGAGACGATCATCGGCCGCTGGCTCGCCACCCACCCCGAGGAGGCGAAGCAGGTCGTCATCGCGACGAAGGGCCGATTCCCCATGGGCGACGGGCCGAACGACGTCGGCCTCTCGCGCCGCCACCTCCGCACCGCCCTCGACGCGTCGCTGACGCGCCTCGGCGTCGACCACATCGACCTCTACCAGATGCACGCGTGGGACGCGATCACGCCCCTCGACGAGACGCTCACCTTCTTGAACGACGCCGTCACCGCCGGCAAGATCGGCTACTACGGCTTCTCGAACTACCTCGGCTGGCAGCTGACGAAGGCCGTGCACCGCGCGATCGCCCTGCACCTCGCCCCGCCGGTCACTCTGCAGCCGCAGTACAGCCTGCTCGTGCGCGACATCGAGCACGAGGTCGTGCCGGCCTCGCTCGACGCGAGCATCGGCCTCCTGCCCTGGTCGCCCCTCGGCGGCGGCTGGCTCACCGGCAAGTACAAGCGCGACGAGTCGCCCACCGGCGCATCCCGTCTCGGCGAGAACCCCACGCGCGGCATGGAGGCATGGGAGGCCCGCAACGCCGACGAGCGCACCTGGACGATCCTCGACGCAGTCACCAAGGCGGCGCAGGATCACGGCGCCACGGCCTCGCAGGTCGCGATCGCCTGGTTGCTCGCCAAGCCGGCCGTCACCAGCGTGATCCTGGGCGCCCGCACCGTCGACCAGCTCGTCGACAACCTGGGTGCGTCGTCGGTGAAGCTGTCGGCCGACGACGTCGCGAAGCTCGACGAGGCCAGCACGCCGCGAGTCGACGAGTACCCCTACGGCACCGCAGGCGTCGCACAGCGGAGCCGCAAGCTCACCGGAGGCCGTTGACCATGTCCGCCCTGACACTGCTCTTCATCGGTGGCACCGGAATCATCAGCTCGGCCGCCGCCGCCCGCGCGATCGACCTCGGCCACGAGGTCACGCTGCTCAACCGGGGCAGCTCGCACACCCGGCCCGTGCCGGCCGGCGCCGAGGTGCTGACGGGCGACGTCTCCGACCCCGCGAGCGTCCGGTCGGCGATCGGCGACCGCTCGTTCGACGTCGTCGTGGACTTCGTCGCGTTCACGCCCGCCCAGGTGCAAGCCGACATCGACCTCTTCACCGGCCGGGCCGGCCAGTACGTCTTCATCAGCTCGGCGTCGGCCTACCAGAAGCCCGTCGCAAGCCTGCCGATCCGCGAGTCGTCGCCGCTCCGCAACCCGTGGTGGCAGTATTCGCGCGACAAGATCGCCTGCGAAGACCTGCTGGTGGGCGCCTACCGGTCGACAGGATTCCCGGTCACGATCATCCGGCCGTCGCACACGTACGACCGCACGTCGATCCCGATCACGGGTGGCTGGACTGCCATCGACCGCTTCCGGCGCGGCCTCGAGGTCATCGTGCCGGGCGACGGCACGTCGCTCTGGACTCTGACGCACCACGCCGACTTCGCTCGCGCGTTCGTCGGCCTTCTCGGCCTCCCGTCGGCCATCGGCGACGTCTTCCACATCACGTCGGACGAGGCCCTGCCGTGGAACCAGATCTACACGACCCTCGCCGCGGCCGCAGGTGTCGACGACCCGAAGCTGGTGCACGTGGCCAGCGAGAGCGTGGCCCGGGTCGCGCCCGAGTGGGGCCCCGGCATCCTGGGCGACAAGGCGCACTCGGTGGTGTTCGACAACAGCAAGGTCAAGGCGTTCGTGCCCGGCTGGAAGGCGACGACCCCGTGGTGGGCCGGCGCGCGAGAGATCGTCGAGTGGTATGACGCCGACGCCTCCCGGCAGGCGATCGACGAGGGTGCGAACCAGGCGTTCGAGCGCCTGCTCGCCGGGGCACGGTCGTTCGGGGCCTGATCGACGCTCTCCTTCGCGCGTAGTGGGGGTGTCGCCCCGGGGCGCCGTCGGCCATGCTGAACGCATGCCCGACCCCGCGCCCCGTGGCGACTCCCCCGCGTCGCCGTTCGACGCCGTCACCATCGACGTCCTCTTGGCGTGGCAGGGCCTCGAGCTCGCCAGCCGCCATGCCCGAGAGAGCTTCGCCGCTCGCGCGAACGTGTCGCTGACCGACTTCCAGGCGCTCGTCTTCCTCTCGGAGAAGAACGGCATGGCGCCCAAAGAGGTCGGCGCGATCCTGGGCATCACGACCGGGGCGATGACCGCTCTCATCGACCGGCTCGAGGGTGCGGGCTACGTCGTGCGTCGACCGCACCCCACCGACCGCCGAAGCACTCGCCTCACTCTGACCGCCGAGGGGCGCTCCGCTGTCAGCGGAGCCGGCGCTCTCTATGCCGAGGTCCTCGAGAGGGTCGTGCCCGAGGCAGAGCGCGAGGCGGTGAGCTCGCTCTTCCGGCGGTTGGCGCAGGCACTCGACGCGCGCGAGCCTGCTGCGAACGAAGAACCGGCGGATTCACGGCCTGAAGGCGCATAGTCACGGGGTGAACACCATCACGGCGATCGGCCTCGGCCACCTCGGCGGCTTCGGCGGCGGTCGCATCAGCTCCATCATCCTGCACCTCGCGATCTGGAGCCTGCTGCGCCGTCTCTTCATCGACTACCCCGAGATCGCGTGGCCCGTCGTGATTGCGCTCGTCGCCTTCCTCGTCATCCGCGACATCCGGCGGCGGCGCAACTTCCGCTAGCCGGGCGGCACCCCGCACGGTCGTTAGCATCGGAGGATGACGACACCGCGCATCCTGGCGACCTCCGGAGGCATCCGACCCGGCAAGTGGACGTATTGGGCCCCCGCCCCGCTGATGCTCGAGGCGATCGCCCTGTCGGCCCACCCGGGCGCCGCCCGCCTCGCCTACCTCGGCACGGCCATGGGCGATCGCCCCGACGACGGCTTCAACATCACGCAGGCGTTCGCCGGCACGTCGACCGAGGTGTCGGTGGTGAGCGTCATGCCGCACCCCAACGTCGCCGACCTCCGCGAACACCTTCTGGCGCAGGATGTCATCTGGGTCGGAGGCGGGTCCGTCGCGGGCCTGCTCGCCCTGTGGCGACTGCACGGGCTCGACGTGATCCTGCGCGAGGCGTGGGAGGCGGGCGTGGTGCTCGCGGGCGTCTCGGCCGGGTCGATCTGCTGGCACGTCGGCGGGCCGACCGACTCGTTCGGGCCCGAGCTGCGGGGCATCGACAACGCGCTCGCGCTGCTGCCCTACGGCAACGGGGTGCACTACGACGCGGAGGAGCAGCGGCGACCGCTGCTGCACTCTCTGGTGGGCGATGGCACGCTGCCGCTCTCGTACGCGACCGACAACGGCGTGGGCCTGCTCTACGAGGGCACCGAGTTCGTCGAGGCGCTCAGCGAGCGCGAGGGCGCCGGGGCCTACCGGGTCGAGCGGACGGCCGACGGCAGCGTGGTCGAGACGCGGATCGAGCCGCGGGTGCTGCCGGGCGCGTGACGCCGACCCCGCGTTACCGAGGGCGTCGCCGGGCTCAGCCGACGGGCGGCGACCCCGGGTGCTCGTGCATGAAGTCCTGCACCGCGAGCAGGTGCGTCCCCATGCGCAGGCGCGCCCCTTCCGGGTCGTGGAGCCGCAGCGAGTGCAGGATCGCCCGGTGCTCGCCGTGCGTGACCGCCAGAACACCCTGCTCGGTGATCGCGCGCCAGGTGCGAGCCCGCAGGGTGCGCGACGACAGCGCCTCGATGAGCGCTTCGAGCGCGGGGTTGCCCGCCGCGTGCGAGACCACACGGTGGAAGGCGATGTCGGCCTCGATGAACGCGTCGTAGCTCGGGGGCGACCCCGTGGTGGTGAGCGGGTCGACGGAGGCGAGGATCGACTCGGCCTCGTCGAGGGCCTCGTCGCCGATAGTGATGGCCGCGCGGCCGGCGGCCTCCGTCTCGAGCACCCGGCGCACCGCCTGCACGTGCGACATGTCGGACACGTCCTGCAGGTCGACGAGGAAGCTCATCGGTGCCAGCAGCAGGCTCGGATCGAGGGAGGTGACGTAGGTGCCGTCGCCCTGCCGGGTCTCGAGCACGCCCATGCTCGCGAGGGCGCGCACTCCCTCGCGCAGCGAACTGCGAGAGACGCCGAGTTCGAGCGCCAGGTCTTTCTCGACGGGCAACCGTGATCCGGCCCGCAGCGAACCGCTCGTGATCATGCCTTTGATGCCGTCGACGACGGTGTCGGTGCGCGACTGGAGGTTCGGCAGCGGTGCGGGCGCTGCACCCTCCGGGGCCTCGGAGACGGCCTCGCTCTCGGCGCTCACGGCGCCTCGACCGGCCGGAGCCGCAGCTCTTGCATGCCGCCGTCGACTGCGATGCTCGTGCCGGTCGTCGAGCGGGACCGCGGGCTCGCGAGATAGGCCACTGCCCCCGCGACCTCGTCGGCCGACACGAGGCGACCGTGCGGCTGGCGAGCCTCGAGGGCCGCCCGCTCGGCGACCGGGTCGGAGGCGCTGTCGAGGAGGCGCTGCACCCAGGGCGTGTCCGCCGTCCCGGGGTTCACGCAGTTGACCCGGATCCCTTCGCGCAGGTGATCCGTCGCCATGGCGCGTGTGAGCGACAGGACCGCCCCCTTGGTCGCGCTGTAGAGAGCGCGCTCGGGCAGGCCCGCCGTCGCGGCGATCGAGCAGGTGTTGACGATGGCTGCGGCCGGCGACTGCCGGAGGTGCGGCAGAGCGGCGCGGCTCACCCGGACGGCGCCCACGACGTTCACGTCGAAGACCGTGTGCCACTGCTCGTCGGAGTTGGCCTCGATGGTGCCCTGGGCGCCGATGCCCGCGTTGTTGATGACGATGTCGAGCCGCCCGAAGTGCTCGACGACGGCCTCGACAGCGGCCGTGACCGAGGCGTCGTCGCTGACGTCGGTGGCGATGGCGAAGGTGCCGGCCTGGGCCCCCTCGGGGTTGAGGTCGAGAACCGCCACGTCGGCCCCGCCGTCGGTGAGGGCGCGGACGATCGCGGCGCCGATGCCGGATGCCCCGCCGGTGACGAGTGCGGTGAGCCCGTCGAATTCGCTGGTCATGCTGACTGCCTTTCTGTCGTGCCGTCCGGTGCGCGGTCACGCATCGAAGAACTCCTGTCGCGCGCGGCCGAGACCCGCGATCTCGATTTCGACCACGTCGCCCGAGGTGAGGTAGGGGAAGCGGCCCGACAGAGCGACACCGGCAGGGGTGCCGGTCAGGATGAGATCGCCGGCCTCGAGCTCCATGAACTGGCTGAGGTACCAGACGAGGTGGTCGACGCCGAAGACGAGGTCGGCCGTCGTCGAATCCTGCCGCGGGTCGCCGTTGACGAAGCTCTGCAGGCGCAGGTTCTCGTGCGAGACCTCGTCAGGCGTGACGAGCCAGGGGCCGGTCGGGCTGAAGCCCGGAGCCGACTTGCCCTTCGACCACTGGCCGCCCGAGATCTCGAGCTGGAATTCACGTTCGGAGACGTCGTTGGCTGCCACGAACCCGGCGATGTGCGCGGCGGAGTCGCTCGGCGACCCGAGGTACGTCGCGTTCCGGCCGATGACGACGCCGAGCTCGACCTCCCAGTCGGTCTTGGTGCTGCCGCGAGGGATGGCGACACGGTCGTTCGGGCCGACGACGGTGTTCGGCGTCTTGAAGAAGATGACGGGCGAGGTCGGCGGCTCGGATCCTGACTCGGCCGCGTGCGCCGCGTAGTTCATGCCGATGCAGATGACGGCGCTCGGGCGTGCGATGGGGGCGCCGACGCGAAGCGACTCCGCGCCCTCGAGCAACGGCAGCTCGCCCGCCTCGAGCGCGGACCGGACGGCCGCGGGGCCGCCGCCGGCGAAGAAGCGCCCGTCGATGTCGGGGGTGATGCCCTGGAGGTCGTAGACCCCGTCGTCAGTCATGAGGACGGGCGTCTCGTGACCCTTCGCGCCCAACCGAGCGAACTTCATCGTGCGTCTCCTTCGTGCTGCTTCTGCGTCTCGAAGTCCCACACCTGCCGGAGCAGCGGGGACCCTCCATCTTCGCCCTCCACGAACCGTTCGACGAACGGGCCGATCATCGCCTGCCAGCGCCTGTTCGCCGGATCGTCCGCCAGGCGGGCGTCGGCCGCGGCGTAGTCGTCGGCGACGACGACGTGGAAGAGGTCGCGGCCCGACCTCCAGATCGTCCAGGAGGTGATCCCGACGCGGTCGAAGGATTCCACGAGATCGTGGGGCACGGCGCCGTGAGTCTTCTCGTAGTCGGCTTCGGACCCCTCGCGAATGATCGAATGCAAAGCGACTCGCACCAGAAAAACCTCTCAATCATCAGTTCTATTGTCGTCATTCTGGCAGTTTGTGGGCTGATTTGTCATTTTTTCTGGCGAATGAGCAGATGACTGTGGTTACTATTGGGCCGCAACCAAAGGAGACGCATCAATGGCGACCGAATCCTCGGCCTGGTTCACACACGACCGCTTCGGCATGTTCGTACACTGGGGCCTGTATGCCCTGCCCGCCCGTCACGAGTGGGTCATGAACTACGAGCGCATCACCACAGGCGACTACGAGAAGTACTTCGACCACTTCGAACCCGATCTCTACGACCCGGATGCGTGGGCGCAGGCCGCCAAGGACGCCGGTATGAAGTACGTCGTGCTCACCACAAAGCACCACGAGGGGTTCTGCCTCTGGGACACCGCGCTGACCGACTACAAGTCGACGAACACGATGGCCGGGCGCGACCTCGTCCGCCCGTTCGTCGATGCGGTCCGCAAGGCGGGCCTCAAGGTCGGGTTCTACCACTCGCTGATCGACTGGCACCACCCCGACTTCCTGGTCGACGGCCGCCACCCCAACCGCGACGACCCCGATGCCGAAGAGCAGAACGTCGGCCGCGACATGGCGAAGTACCGCGAATACCTCCACGGGCAGGTGCGCGAGCTGCTGACCGACTACGGCCGGATCGACTACCTCTTCTTCGACTTCTCGTACAAGGGCGACCCCCGCGGCGAGGTCTGGGGCGCGAAGGGCCGCGACGACTGGGACTCCGAGAAGCTCCTGGCGATGTGCCGCGAGCTGCAGCCCGGCATCCTGGTCAACGACCGCCTCGACATCCCCGGCGACTTCGTGACTCCCGAGCAGTACCAGCCGGCCGGCCCGATGACGGAGGGCGGCGAAGAGGTGCTGTGGGAGGCGTGCCAGACGCTCAACGGCAGCTGGGGCTACTTCCGGGACAACGACAACTACAAGAGCCCCGACCTGCTGGTCAGGATGCTGATCGACGGGGTCTCGAAGAACGGCAACCTCCTGCTCAACGTCGGCCCGACCGCCCGCGGCGTCTTCGAGGCCGAGGCCGTCGACTCGCTCTCGCAGATCGGCGACTGGATGAGGTTCCATTCGCGCTCGATCTACGGAGCCGGCGCCTCGTCGTTCACGCCGCCGCCTGACGCACGCTACACGCAGCGCGGAGACCGCCTCTACCTGCACCTCTTCGCGTGGCCGTTCGAGCACGTCCACCTGCCCGGCCTCGCCGGCCGTGTCGAGTACGCCCAGCTGCTGAACGACGCGTCCGAGGTCTTCATGCAGGAGATCGATCCCGACGCCGTCGGATTCCACACCGGCATGGGCGCTCAGCCGCCCGGCACCCTGACGCTGACCTTGCCCGTCGTCCGCCCGGACGTCGCCGTGCCCGTCGTCGAGCTCTTCCTGACCAGTTGACAGCGAAACGTTACGCGGCTATTTCGTCGCCACCGCTAGACAGCGATCTCAGACCTTCATAGCATCAGGGCGAAACGTTTTGACCGGCGTTTCCCAGCAGGACTTCGACAAAGGTGACGATGTGCTCAGATACGACTTGCTCCACCCGCCGCTGCTCTCGGCCCTCGGCGCCGCGGGCCACGGCTCGAAGATCCTGCTGGCCGACGGCAACTACCCGTACCTCACGGTCCGCAACCCGCGCGCAGAGCTCGTCCACCTGAATCTGCGACCCGGGGTGCTCACAGTGAACGAGGTGCTGTCGACCCTTCTCGGGGCGGTCAACTTCGAATCGGCGACCCTCATGGGCCCGGGCGACGGCACCGTCGTCGAGGCGCACAGCGACTACCGCTCACTCCTCGGCGACGACGTCCCGTTCGACCTCGTCGACCGGTTCGCGTTCTACGACGTCGCCCGCTCGGACGACGTCGG
This window encodes:
- a CDS encoding dihydroxyacetone kinase family protein, coding for MTRLWNDPQRFVDEMIDGFALANPGYVRQVRGGVTRTTRSPEAGPSLVIGGGSGHYPAFAGLVGPGLAHGAAMGNLFASPSTTQVESVIRASDRGKGTLLSYGNYAGDVINFTAAQEAVRADGIDCRTVLVTDDIFSATPDKRDTRRGIAGDLTVFKVAGAAAEEGQSLDDVERLAILANERTRSMGVAFTGCTLPGADEPLFSVPEGRMAIGLGIHGEPGIDETDIPTADGLARLFVEHLLADAEIPAGVSVDGARVVPILNGLGSVKSEELFVVYRSLAGLLGDRGLVIVDPQIGEFCTSFDMAGASLTLLWVDDELERLWLAPTDTPAFRRGAVAAHPVAETAAAATTEGRDDVQESVPEASTDSHAAASRLATVLEKIADIAADSASEWGHLDSIAGDGDHGIGMQRGANAALDAAREALAAGAGARTLLERAAAAWADRAGGTSGALWGLILRSIANQLSDTVVPTAEQVAIGVDEGRLSVMRVGGAGLGDKTMIDALVPFADTLAAQVGAGTSLAEAWADAAEAAARGAESTTALSPKLGRAKTHGEKAVGSPDPGAVSFAALAAAVAATLSEQHENQHDNQHDKETS
- a CDS encoding ribose-5-phosphate isomerase, whose translation is MTTFRIVIGSDDAGYDYKEAIKKDLEANDRVASVVDVGVDASGGTNYPTVATAAAEIVARGEADRAILFCGTGLGVAISANKVPGIRAVTAHDSYSVERSILSNDAQVLCQGQRVVGLEVARRNVREWLTYEFDPSSASNDKVEEIRAYEAR
- a CDS encoding GntR family transcriptional regulator, which translates into the protein MSDPLFPLAAVRSIERRGLRDHVYDRVLDVLLGPDVEPGARLSIDSIARELGVSPTPVREALVQLERTGLVTRVANKGYRVSPPLAAEQLDALFDARALLEGGATELAAAHASALVPRLEKALARHAETAAAVDEAVARGDLPVELLRTYFADDWNFHHVIFESTGNPFLVDMSEAISTRVHRMRQTLKTGISDADDAIVEHRAIIDALGVGPAAAADAMRSHIENVRERSRLDSTR
- a CDS encoding 3-hydroxyacyl-CoA dehydrogenase family protein, with the protein product MSPLKTAVVGSGYMGGGIAQMLALSGAQVALADVTAEIAASNYERLIAEARQFVADGLFPADAVERISSLVSPAESVEAAVADADFIEEAVPEKIAIKHETLRRISAAARPDAVIGSNTSTIQIGALAEAVDKPERFLGVHFSNPAPFIPGVELIPHQATAESAFALAEGVVQATGKQTARVNDSVGFVLNRLQYALFSEASEIVDEGIATAADVDRIVRTTFGFRLPVFGPFAIADMAGLDVYAFCYESLQTRWPERFATPPSLAAHVEAGEFGTKTGSGYLDVPADKTAELVAYRNRAYVAMAKMLAELGPAPLG
- a CDS encoding sugar phosphate isomerase/epimerase, which produces MNSRTNDQNWDAATWTADTWPIATCLHGFAPVDKQGTALHDAAPEVWDDMFAQIEDVGFTLAEMADSHIRPADLSPSRRDELLSIAASHGVGVPSVHLQRRSVIQPGHEDENLAYAHATIDGAAAWGMQVFSTGLHQPFSDAQRRALWFWTAKGPQDPDNADVWNHAVKSIRELGKHASDVGLPLALEMYEDTYLGTAESAVRFVEAVGLDNVGLNPDVANLIRLHRPVENWRDVFAATLPYANYLHVKNYSRDEAGDGSWATSVPTNMEDGLINYRQVFREAMDAGFRGIIMTEQYGGDSLGVCATNQGYIRGLLPKAPLPVA
- a CDS encoding aldo/keto reductase, giving the protein MDYRTLGNSGAIVSELTLGTMTFGNEADEPTSHQILDTFVEHGGTFIDTADVYSAGVSETIIGRWLATHPEEAKQVVIATKGRFPMGDGPNDVGLSRRHLRTALDASLTRLGVDHIDLYQMHAWDAITPLDETLTFLNDAVTAGKIGYYGFSNYLGWQLTKAVHRAIALHLAPPVTLQPQYSLLVRDIEHEVVPASLDASIGLLPWSPLGGGWLTGKYKRDESPTGASRLGENPTRGMEAWEARNADERTWTILDAVTKAAQDHGATASQVAIAWLLAKPAVTSVILGARTVDQLVDNLGASSVKLSADDVAKLDEASTPRVDEYPYGTAGVAQRSRKLTGGR